In Chryseobacterium sp. C-71, the genomic window TCAGCAGGTGTGATTGGAAATAATAATCTTCACCTAACGGGTACGGTTAATAACAATACACCATCTCCAACAATCGATTTGGTTACTGAATTGAGAGATTTCGATTTAGCATTTACCCAACAGTTTGTACAAACCATTTTTGGAAATTTAAGAGGAAAAGCAACCGGAGATTTAAAAATAAACGGAACGCTTAAAAATCTTGATTATAGTGGCGACATTGCTTTAAAGGAATTTGGTTTAAAACTATTGTTCACGGGAGTTGATTATTCTTTTGACGATACAGTGATTCCGCTTTCTAAAGGTTTGGCGATTTTGAACAATATTGGAGTACATGACGGAAGAACCAATTCACAAGGAACAATTTCCGGGGCGATTCAGTTTGAAACTTTATCATCGATGGGGGTCAACCTGGTAATGAGAGCCGATAATTTATTAATGCTGAATACCACTCAGAAAGAATATGATCTTTTCTGGGGAAGAGTTTATGGTCAGGGAGATTTATACGTCGACGGTCCGGTTTCTGCATTAAATTTATCAACTCCAAATATGAAAGCATTGAACGGAAGTACATTTACTTTCAATTCAAGTTCAACTTCAAATGTTGAAGAATTTAAAATGCTGAGGTTCCTGAAAGAGGGAAAAGACGGTCTGGTAACTTTAGAAGAGAAGAAAAAATCCGGAGCCAATATGAATATCGATTTCAGTCTTGATGTTGATAAAGGAACTACGGTAAACGTTCTGGTGGGTGATGATGTCGGAAATATTACGGTAAAAGGGATTGCTGATGATTTGAGATTCCAGATGGGAAGACAGGGTGCCATTGCAATGAACGGATCTTATATGGTGGATAGTGGAACGTTTGTGTCTAAAGCAATCTTAAACAGGACTTTCCAGATTCAGAAAAACAGCAGCATACGCTGGGACGGTGATGCGATGAAGCCGATGCTAGATATTACAGCAAATTATGTGAGAATGGTTTCTAATGCAGGGGAGTATCTGAACATGGGTCAGTTGCAGCCAATCAGTATTCTTCTGCAGGCAAATATCACCAATACTTTAAGTGATCCTAAAATAGCACTGAATGTTACTGCGCTTGATGTATCGAGTCAGGTAAAAGAAACTTTAGCAGCAAGGATAAACCAGACAGAAGGAGAGAATGTTTTGCAGTTTGGTTCTATCTTACTATTAAACAGTTTTAATGTTTCCAATACAGGGAATTTAAATTTTGATGCGGCTGGCGTAGCAGAATCTTCGGGTTACAATATGTTGCTTAAACAATTAGGGTCAGTGCTTAATACAATGAGTAATGAATTTCAGATTGATTTAAATTATGTAAAAGCTGATCAGAATTCAAATTTGGGTGACCGTGCTAATGCTGGAGTGAGTTTTGATCTTTCACCAAGAGTTACCGTGAAAACCGGATTGGGTATTCCTTTAAATAAAACAGATGCTACAGAAACCAACTATCTCTCCGGAGAAGGAAGTATAGAGTATGATATTTCTAAAAAGAATGACGGGACTTTACTTCTAAGAGGGTACTCTAAACCAACCAATATCGGAATGGGTGTTGGGACGGTTGGCACCAACGGTTCTGCAAATCAGGCGTATGGTGGTGGTATTGTATGGAGTAAAAGCTTCAATTCTTTCTTTAAAAAGAAGAGAAAAGATAAAAAACAGCCTCCTGCTAGTAAGGAAATAAAAACAGATTCCGTAAAATCAACGGTTAAATAATCTGAATCCTTGAATGATTTTTATCATCCGTGTTAATTATTGTTAATGTTTGATATATTTTTTTTAGTTAATATATTTTTCTTAATTTTGTAAAAAATTTATCGATTTTTTAGGAAAAATATAATTTCACTAATATGAACTATCAACTGGACGAAATAGACAAGAAAATTCTTGATTTCTTAGTAGAAAACACAAGAATGCCTTTTACAGAAATTGCAAAACAGATGGACGTATCTGCAGGAACAATTCATGTAAGAGTGAAGAAAATGGAAGATGCAGGTATTATTTTAGGATCATCTCTTAATTTAGATTATGGTAAGTTAGATTACCACTTTACAGCTTTTATCGGAATCCTTTTAACAAAATCAAACCGCACTCAAGAGGTTTTGAAGGAGTTAGGAACCATTCCAAACGTAGTAGAAGCAAGCGTAATCTCTGGAAAATACAACATTTTCTGTAAGGTAAAAGCTAAAAATACTGAAGACGCTAAAAAGATTATTTATCAGATCGACGACATCCAGGATGTGATGAGAACTGAGAGTATGATCTCAATGGAAGAGTTTTTGAGCGATAAAAACAGATTGATCAATGCGATCTCGATTTAATCAAATTTTAGACGATATAAATACCAAAGAACTTATGAAGTAATTCATAAGTTCTTTATTTTTGCACTATGGAAAAGGAATATAAAGAATACAGTTATTTTGATGAAGATCCGAAAAAAGGATGGGGTTTTATTTTGGCATTGGCGTCTCTGCTTTTATTTACTTTCATGGGAATCGGGCTCGATTTTGACGAGTATCTGCAACACGAAACCCTGAATATTCCTTCAGGATATTTTTATTTTATTTTCTCAATCGATATTTTAATGATTGCAGGAATTGTGCTCATGTTTTTTTACAGAAAAATAGGCATCATTCTTTTTCCGGTGATGCTTGTTCTGCATTTCTTTATGCACAATTATTATTTGTCTACGTTCTTGTATTCAGACGTTACCAATCTTTTCCTTTTTACAGGTTTTGGAATGCTGGCCATTATTCCGAAGTGGAAGTTTTTTAGATAATTAATTTTAAAATATTTATTACAAAAAAAATCCACTGAATATTCGGTGGATTAGTTA contains:
- a CDS encoding Lrp/AsnC family transcriptional regulator, which produces MNYQLDEIDKKILDFLVENTRMPFTEIAKQMDVSAGTIHVRVKKMEDAGIILGSSLNLDYGKLDYHFTAFIGILLTKSNRTQEVLKELGTIPNVVEASVISGKYNIFCKVKAKNTEDAKKIIYQIDDIQDVMRTESMISMEEFLSDKNRLINAISI